CCTAGTATACGCAACTTCAGACAAGAAAAGAAGATGAGGTGCTTACTTTTCACGGTAAGCGTCTCATCTTCTTTCATTTTAATCGACAGAGCGCAAGTCGTTGAATGGGTAGAAAACGAAGTTCGTCGTTCCGACGATTTGATCCTCATCCACAAAACCGATATCGCGACTATCTTTTGAATTTTGACGGTTGTCTCCCATGACGAAGACTTTTCCTTTTGGAACGGTCGTTTCTCCCGTTCGCTCTTCAAGCGTGAAGTCTTCCGTCAACGGTACACCACTCATCTGAGCTTTGTATTCTTTCAAGTACGGTTCGGCGACTTTTTTATCGTTGACATACAACGTATCGTCTTTGTAATACATCGTATCTCCC
This window of the Exiguobacterium acetylicum genome carries:
- the lepB gene encoding signal peptidase I, yielding MKELFSWVKALVVALVIAFIIRTFLFVPVIVDGESMMPTLHNADRMIVNKVPYYFNEPERGDIVVFHATETRDYIKRVIAVPGDTMYYKDDTLYVNDKKVAEPYLKEYKAQMSGVPLTEDFTLEERTGETTVPKGKVFVMGDNRQNSKDSRDIGFVDEDQIVGTTNFVFYPFNDLRSVD